Part of the Spea bombifrons isolate aSpeBom1 chromosome 3, aSpeBom1.2.pri, whole genome shotgun sequence genome, aaactatTGTGACGTTTTTATCGTGTGACTTTTTAGTTCTTCCCACATTTATGTTTCAATATATGAGAGCGTTTGGTCATAAAGATCAGCTCTGGCTCTGCTGAACGCGGCATGCAGGCGTGCGTTTAGACCCCAGTACACATGTGTAAAGTCTTCCTATTAAATTCACTGGAATTACTTTACTGCCACCGATTGACAGCtttagcagccaatcagtggcaagacatTTCAGATCAATGCCATCATGGCATTTTATTTGTACATACACATGACTTACATGAGCATGGTCCTCAGTTTCAGAAAGTCATTATGTTCTGGGTTTTCAACTTCCACCACGCCCCAGGGGTACAGACGGCCTCggactttttttcctttagccTCAATAAGCTGGTTGGATCCAACAACAGAAAAGGGTATACTAgcctacaaaattaaaaaagaaagtcaaTTCAGTTTCTGGGTATGATGTGAcagataaacaaataaaacattggtTTAAAATCCATACCGGTAAAAGTCCCAACccaaaacactaaataaatcaaTGCATAAAAGTTAAGAGTGCACTAGTTAAGACCGCCTTGTATTGTAGACTGATTTGGCATAAAGTTGCCCTTCTCCTCCATAGCAGTCCAATGAGTTTTGCTTAAAGCGGCGGCAGAAAAGAACggattgaaatcaatggaagcatTTATGCTGCCAACAGCTTTGCCAGCCAGAGCTGGggctgactggcagtaagtatatcatgtgctgGGGTAGAAGAGGGGGCAAATGCAAATGATCAGATTCTACAGACATCGtgataaatttaaagggaccacgtgCATTAAAGTGCCTGGAGTGTCCTTTCAATGAATCTCATGTATTATTGTATAGCGGCATAACATTTAAACCTCTATAACTGTGATCATGCAAGCTGAAATGTAACTAGATTATTTGTTCTGTAAGCTGATCAGATGGCTCTTCTTCTGAACGACGATGCTTTTAGATCATTTATATTGCAGGAATCCATTAACAGGATCCACCAGGTCACCCTACATTCCTGTTTCTTCTGCATTAGTGACTTAACTGATGTTCACTttagtaaatataataataatggagcGAATAACACAGTAAGGACAGCTAAAGCGGCTAATTGAAggtgtatttgtatatacaaataaaaagcatatactcacatgttatatacattattccTTCCATAGTACATGCAGAAGACTTGGCTTCTACGTGTAAGCAGAAAGCCTTTCTgctgtatatacatgtgtgccGTTAAAATCGTATGCATGGTAGTAATCATACTGTCCTTTcagaatatattataaaatgcaaACAGGACAATAGCTGAAGTTATAAGGTTGTCAACGGTCTTCAGCATTGTTGAGGATATAGCAGACCCATAAGGATGAGCTCCTCTCCGGGTGCACACACCTTGAGAAGCCGAGTCTGCTCTTTAAAGTCCTCGTCCTCGTCCGACTCCGCATCAGGCAGCTGATAAATCTTTATTCCGTGCTGTTCAATCTCATCCAATATCTGTAACAATGAACCAGGTCAGCATTGTCTTTCCTCTAGTGAGTTGCAGAAACatgccaaaaatattttttctttcattctgcAAGATGTATATTCTTTACATTGAGAATACTGAACCGTGGAAACTAAACAGACCATCCATATCACGAGTTAAAGCACCCCCACTACGAAGCAGCTTTAAATGTGTACAAGTCTTACTCTTCTCTTGAGTCTCTCGCGTTCTCTCAGGGTCAGAGTATCTGCCTTGGCAATGACAGGGACAATATTCACTCTGTTGTGCAAAGCCTTCATGAACTCCACATCCAGGGGTTTTAAACTGCAACAAAAACAAGACAAAGCCATCTTACCCTCAGGCTGTTGCGCAGAGATGCATAGAAATATTAACAACATCTACCTGTATACAAACAGATGtgtattcacaaatattcattaaGAGGATAGGAACTTAGATAACGGATGTCGGAGGGTGACCAAGCCACACATACCCATGTCCAAACGGGGAGATGAAGTAAAAGCAGCAGTGAACGCGATTATCCACAATGTGACGCCGGTTCAATCCGCTCTCGTCATGCAGATATCTCTCGAACTGATCATCCACGTAGGCAATGATTGGCTTGAAACTAAAGTAGCAAGGGAGACGATCAGGGGAAGTTATTGTATACAGTATGAAATGCAGAAGAATATTGCTCTTATCCAGTATATGTAGGGCTGTCAACATTATATTCTCATCCAATATGCGATATCGTCCTATTACCAAAACCTGGGTGTTGAAATGCATTATCCTCATGCTTTGAAGTATGTTTTAATCTAAGTTAGGTAGTAAAAAGCATGTTTCTAGAAATACATCACAATAGCGGAATAGGCTCTACAGAGGACAGGAAACAAATGGTGCAAGAGGTACGAACGCACTATTTACTAGTAGTCTTCACATCTACGTTTGTAGTCACTAGTCACTAGTTGTTCATACTGACCAGTCCTCACAGTTCATGGCATCTCCGTAGCCTGGAGTGTCTACCACAGTGAGCCGAAGCTTCActcctctctcttctatctCCACGGTGGAAGCTTCAATCTCCACTGTCCGTTCAATTTTATCTAGGAGGAATAAAGTCATTGAGGGTCAGTATAACTTAAGGAATTgcacttacttttattaaaaggtaaGAGTTCCCGTTCTCTTGACTAGCACGTGTGTGTGAGATATTCAAAATTTACCAGGACTACAAAAAAAGGTATTCATCTCCTAATAACTCGATTACAAGCTCCGGAATAATGTGTATAACCACGAAACAACTAAAGTCAACTACGTTGTGAGTGCACAACctgaaaagcataaaaggcatacacattcagattcctgggttgctgctagaatgaTAACAACCTGTACCCAGTAAATGCCATTCAATAAACACCTAACAAACACCATATTTTGCTTAGCCCTCCACTAAGCCCAAGTACCCCAGGTTTGGCGAGTCCTACCCACATGTATATTACCTGCAGCGCCTGGCACTATGCGTTCCGGATACAGATCTGTCAGGAAGAGGCTGTTAATCAGAGTGGATTTTCCCAAACCAGATTCCCCTGCgtgggaaaacaaaaaacaatttgtgagcagaaataataataatactaataaaatctaaagatacaaaacaatagTGCTTTCAGATTGTGACCAAAATCtaaaaagaaaagcacaataaaaaaaataaatatatttatagttacctcctgttttataaaaaaaaatatatatatatagtactagCTATGCCAATACATTTAGcctatttgaagaaaaaaataaagtacatagTTCTTATGCTCCTGCATAACATATGTTGCCGTTTCctggtatataataataataaaaaatatcactataaaatgtcattttacagaTGAATTTAAGGACCacgaaaaaatctaaatcaatcgACGCTGGTATCCAATAGGTTGAAATAAGAATAATTGATGCCTAGGTGTCCACTGGGTCATTTCCTTGCAGTTTAGCAACATCCGTGCAATCACCCCATTATTAACGAACAGGAGATGCTTACCCACGACCATCAAGGTGAACTCAAAGCCCTTCCTCACAGACTTGCGGTGCACCTGGTTTGGTAGGTTCGCAAACCCGACGTACCCAGGCGTCTCTGGGTTGGCGAACTGTGCCTGCTGTTCAGAGAAAGAAAGCTATTGTGACATATTATTACAGGGAATGAATAATTTGGCatcaaacacaaaaaagaatgcataagTAGATGTGTAGGTGCATGGCTACCGGCAATCAAATCGTATACATATGTAACAATGCTCCAGCCCTTAACAAAAAGTTAGCTGCCACAGCTTTTCTCATGTTAAATTCAACTTTGATTTCCCACTGAAAAGTTTGAAACATATTTTGGTTTGAAAAGAAGGTACAGTATGCAGAAACACATGCTATATAGGAGATGCAGCCACCATGCGATGATGGTGTTGACCGGAGATGCATTCACCTTTCGTTGCTGCCCTCAGCCCAACCTGTCCATCTGTCCCCTCTGCGGTCGGGCCACATGCCCTTAAGACACGGGTCACTGGGATACGATGTCATATCAAGGCGCTCCGTGTCCTATACGCAGAGGTTATcacagtctatggaggctgtgctgagctgGCATGGGGAGATTCTGTATTTAAAGCTTCCATACATCTCCCTGCCCGTGATATACTTATTGCCAGCCACCTCCAGCTAGGCAAACACTGCGGGTGGGGATCTGTTTAGTCCACCGTATGCATGCAAGGCAATCGGTCCCGTTTATTacaaatcagccaatcagtgcaaGGATCTGCTTATTGATCAGCTTCTACCCCAAGTCAGTGATTCTTACAGTAATTAAAGTTATACAATATGCCTCTTCTgtagtggggctgtcagggagaataaactgtctctttaattcACAGAACATTCAGATTATGGTGTGATGCCTCCATGTGGCTGCCAACATGGGAAGCCATTTGCTAGTTTAATTGCAGAGCAGTCTTTTGAACGGGGAGAGGTGAGAATAGCTACAATGCATACAAGGCACTTAACCAACAACTCAAGTATAAATGGGCTCAGGACCCTCAAAGAGATTTAACTTGACTTGAGGTTATTTCCGAGCCCCCGCTctctgttcctccaatcaggggagagtgTGTGcccagaagctccaccattttcaGAAGTTCACCAAAAGTCATGTCCCGTTTTCCACAGAGAAACAGTTGAAGAACAGACTTTTTGGAGCCGCAGCACGGAGATAGGGACAGGAAATCGTTCagcggagaaggtagagagCATGAAAGAGTGAATAAGAGTTTGGGTGAAAGAACTAACGAAATCAGAGCTCtttgatttgttttcttttgtttcgtTGGGGGGGGTCGTATTGACTCGAGGGTTAAAAAACTGGCCTTTTTAATGACCAAATTCATCAGCAAtgttagagcataattagagtTTACCTTTGACATCTTGAAATagttttaatggaaaaacaaaCCTGCAAGAAACAAAAATCAGATATTAATATACAGATAAAGACGGAACAGTTAATAAGTAACAACAGAAGCGGACTAAATCCAGAGAGGCATTTTATATTGGCTCTCACTTCTGGCTCTTTATGACTATATGTAATTGATTAGCCCTGATTATCAGATTTAAACAAACAAAGTATGTAACTCTCACTCATTTTTGTCCACTGCAATAGAGAGCCGGTTATGATCTCCAACACGCTCTATAAGCTGGAACTCTGGATTTACCGCATGTAATAATCACACATATCTTATCATATCTGTACCGTCATTGgtacatacatgtaaaaaaCTATTACAGTATGTACCAATGTCTGTTACTTTATGCAACGCCCCCCAATTAGGAAAAGAGATGTGGATTCCTTTCATGAATGAAAATAGATTTCCTTGAGAGGCAATTGCAACATTTCAAGGCTTTACAGGGTTGAATAGTAAGACAAAGAATCTCTGGACCACCAAAGTTATCAACACCCAAAGTCATTTTCTTCAAGACGGACAATAGACTCACTGTCTAACTCACTTGCACGATTAATACAATGGGCAGTTAACACAATGACCCCGGCAGGCATGGAAAGGGGGCAATAGCCCACTGGGCTACTCTGATTTGAGAATGTGGGGCCGCTGCCTAAAGTACCTTTGTGTGCCACTGGGCTTTAGGGAGAATTTATACTGACTGGATCCTTTATGGATCTCCTATGATGTTCTTCTTGAGAAATGTGTATCGAATTCAGTGAGTGCAACGTTCTGGGCCACTAAATAAAACTTGCCCCCCACCGGGCAGAATGTTACCTGTCCTCCCCTGCCAGCAGGCCACAATGCatggaaaatattacttttatttaatctgtTAAAACTGAACGCAGATACCCCACCCCAGTCCTACATCGTGATACTACATCCCAAACAATGCCCAACaagtttcattttattattttaaataccacCGCTGAGCCAATGCGGggtcctttttatttttgctgcccCCACATACTCATCTATCAGGATTCCGTTTGAACCCTACCTAGAAGTATCACCGACACAAGTGCgatttcacaaatatttaaaaaaaacccggcATTTAATGCAAAACACAGGAAGAATAATAGAAAGTGTGATATTGTCTACAGTAGAGGGAATCAATTACTGTTCTTACTGTAACCTAGTCCTACGATACTAGAGGAATGCTGTCATTTTTAGTATTCTTTTACTTAATTACCCGGAACTCTGCCCTTCTCTGTGCCAATGAGCACCTCAGGGCCTCCGAGGGTTAAAATATCTATACTCTGAGGGACAAGCCCGTTTACTGGCAAGTGGCCCTCTATGGCCAAGCCGGGTCACGGATCAGCAATGAGTGCATTCTGGAGACACATGCGGGGCGGCAGCTGAAGAGAAGAATGTTAAAAAGCCAAATAGAAATGGGACATGCAGTTTAATAATGAACTCCCCCAccaaactagaaaaaaaaaaaaagcactaaaaGGAAGCGATGATGATTAGCACCGGCCCACCGAGACGTACCCCGGGGACAGCCAGCTGGGAGAGGCCCCTTCCAACGCGCTGTGAAAGTTCACACAAGCTGCACAGGAAGGAAGCCTCGTACAGACTTCCTGCGCATTACAAACCCCGCACCATGACATTGATGGAGACCTCCTGTTAGCGCAGTGAAGACCCCAGCCCACCCTGCGAAGTGTTACTGCAGCTTACACATTATAGCCCTGTACCAACTACTGCGCTTCTGATCTAAAGAGTCCCGCAAAGATCCGACGGGTTCTGTTTACACAAATACGCTGTGTGTGTCGCTTCGTGTTTGGGAAGCAGGCTGAGAATCTTTGCTGGTGTCTTCATCAGACAGTCCTGACACGATCACCTGTTCCAAAACGGTCTCAAAGGCGAGCAGCAAATCCGCGGCAGCATTGATTGAGAtcaatgttaaagggacagtctactgTCACCAAAACCAAATGCACGTTATGCAATAAGAACTTTAATACGCACTtctttaataacaataaaaatatagtacACAGTTTGTTCAAACACTtaagctccagagctgcagcttatCAACACCTCCAATTCTGAAAACACATCTGTTTTATGAACATTATACAGAAAGTGGCATAACGGAGTATTTTAGATTAATgtgtattaataaattataccaaaattacagaaaacataGATTTAACCTGAGCCACTTCAGACACGGGCCAAAGGGACCAATAATCGGTTATAACACATTTGAAATAAGATTGCCAGCCATACATATTTCCTAGGGACGGGGATGGCCGTTCATCCATGTTTGGGCTATGGGAAGGGCCGCCACCCCACCGCCCCGCAGGAATTCATACAAAGTGACAAGGGAGAGCCGGAGGGGGCAATCCAGCCAAATCTAACATTACGAGCccaaccgggggggggggggtcagatcTGAAATAGTCACACAGGCTGCACACGTCTGGAAGAGGGACAAACATTTTGGGTGGGTCAAAACCCATCATATGCCAGACCGAAGACCAAAGAATTTAACCCCTAACTGCCCGGAAATGAAACATCATGCAACAATGAAGGCACATTttagtgccaaaataaataaataaaaataatatttattttctcatgAACTATAAACATTGTATGCATTAGTTTCTatttatacacgcacacacacatacatacatacatacacatatatgtataatatatatattcatagttTAACGGAACCAAGTAACCAAGTGGTAGATTAGATAAAAACATCAATATATTCCCCAGAAAATATGTACATAATGCTTAAAGCGTTTTCTTTGGTTTTCCATTAACATTATACTTGGTAATTAATTACATAGAGAAAAAGCCTTTTCATATGTATCGCATATAATTACACCATTCAACaccttattcattaaaaaaaaatgcatccaaCATACAGAACCGCCGCTACCCGTTATCTCCCGTTACCTCCCGGCTTCCGGTCCTTCTCTGTTCTCAATAGTAAACTTCCAACCCGAAGCAAACTTCGCCTCGAACAGAAGCTCGGCCGAAAGAAGCCAATCAGAACACAACAAACGTCCAGCAACACAACATTGAGCCAATCAGAGACAACGGCTGCAATCAGTGATCTCGTGTATAATCGGATATGTTCTTCCCAACCAATCAGCTGTGCCGAGGTACAGAGACCGCCGATAGCCCATAGAGCCACGCCCAGGTCGTCAGAGGCTTTAAACCCTGCGAGGCGCGCATGATGGTCGCCATTATTTCTGACATATGCGGTCGACGTTGGCGAAATAATATATACGGCTGTAGAAATATCAAATTCAAATAGTGTAAAGTATATGGTATAGGAATGGGGgcgaaaataaataaaataaatatacagtaaattatacGCTGactttataaatgaataaaataaaggtCCCGGCCATGGTGATTGGATATTAAATTGAACTCCTGAACATGTTAAAATAGCCCTAATCAGTCCCAAGTCCACAGAAGAACAAAGTAAATACAGCCAGGGGACGGCTGGCTAGTCCTTGGAGCGTTTACCCGGTTCGATTCATATCAGTTTCTGTCATGTGAATATTTCTATCAGCTATAAAAGAGAATTTATCACCGCCGTGTCGTCGCCTTGATTTGAGTAGCAGGTATGTGCGCTGGGGAGTTTTATACAAGATGCTGGTATTGGTTTTAGGCATGAAGCTGTGACCAAAGGGCCAGGTATCTGTTAGAACATAAAGTGGTCTGATCCGTTTTGGCTTGTCTTGGAACGCCATGGAAACACCACCATGGGACAAACTGGTCCCAGAAAGCACTGGTCTCCTGCATCTTGTAGGTTTCCAGTGTGAGGGAAGTGGTGGAAAAGTGTAGATCTCGTTTTCCATTGTAATAAATAAGTTCAGCTTCCCAGGACCACGCGGATGAACTGGCGTCTTCAGGATAAGCGCTGCTTCCCAGGGATTCTGGACAGCTTCTAAAATTTGTGTAGGGAGCAGCGTGTGGTCACAGGCAgacctagcccaaaccctgccTGACTCGGCCTAGTCTTACGTGTGGCCAACTCATCTCCCTGAACCACACAGCCCTATCATAGGAGGGAGCCCTGGGCCCCCAAGTATGGACATCAGCCATTGTGATGTGACAGGTTCCCTGCCGCCTATCAACCTCCCCAAGTATAAAaagaaatcacatttattttaggCTCTTGTGGCCTACAACTTCCATGAATCTTACGCAGAATGATGATGAGAGTTACTGGAGGTGTAAAAGTAGTGCATAAAGGGTGGGatagctgaaaaaaatatattttaggtcTAGGATGAGTTAGTTTGGTACGATTATGGTATATAattgtaaactcatttaaatagagccctcctcaccttttgtttccaACTTGTCATGACCAAATAGTTATGCGAAACACCAACTTATGTCCTGTTTTCATACtacacagcactgcagaatacaGCGATgccatatatacattattaatctTTCCTGCGATATGTTGTGTAATGTCAACTACATGGATGTTGTGTGCAATCTAGATGTGTGTGgactaattaaaaatgtttggttCAACATATACTGTGATAGaattgggatatatatatatatatatatatatatatatatatatatataccaacatttgaaagtttggggtcactttcatTTCTAGCTGTCGCATAATTGCAGAAAAGTTTTCTAACGATCGATAAGCCTTTTAAacgtaaacttggattagtgaacacaacatgccattggaacacaggagtgataaagaggCTAGGTACACTATGAAGATATTACATTAAAAGTCAGCTGATTCCAGCCATATTattcatttacagcattaacaccgcctgtgctggatttctattaaatgttattttatcaaCTTATCAAGTTTCCCTAGTTAAGGTGTAAGCTTTTAATAAAGCTGCAACCTAAACATAGAAAAACTACAAACATAACATCAACGatccaataagaaaaaaaaagcgtcTCGAACATTGAAGCGCTTTAACGTAATTTCTGCTGTATACGCTGTTTATATTGAATTCCAATCTACAGTGGAAGTCATCTGTATCTATATAGTATCCTAGCGAGCCACTTTGTGGGGCGTGTTACGATGCCACGGATTAATAAAGCTTCACGAAGCTATAAAGCTATTTCCGTTTCCCCCAATCCAGCGCGTTTCCGCTTCCTGTCCCACAAGTACTAGGCTCATCCTACACCATCCTCTGGCTGACGTGTCGCGGCCAATGACGTTCCTGTAAAAGATAGGCTGAGCGAGCCCCTATATAAGTGTTGTAGGAGGCGGTCGCAGCTTTCCCCGGCAGTCAGCGGATCGGGACACGGAGTGAGTCTGGGTTAAGGGCGAGAGTACCGGACCAAGTACTATTAACGGGGAGAGAGATTTGGGTGTCAGATCCGTGATAACGGGGAGTTTGTGTGGGGAGGATTGCGAGGTCTCTGTGACTGGCTGTGAAGAATCTGATCAGGGGGAGGGTGGCTGCTGCTTACGTGGAGTAAACATGGGGCTAAAGTACGTGCACCGGTCGGTAGTGTTACGTGTAGTAGCCTCGGTATTATGCCGCTCTGGGCTATTCAGAAAGGGGCTGACGGCTCTCTTAGCAGGATTTGTCCCTTCGGATGGCCGCAGCTGTTCTCTTACCCCATGAATACTCTGAGATAGCGAGCGTGTGCTTTATATGTGTACACATCGCGTACCGTAAAGCGTTGATGTGATTAGTATCACCCGACATGTTTCCCAGCTCTGTGATTTTTAGCCGTAACCCGCTCTGTATGCGGATATAGCGCGATGCACGCTGGGGCTGTAAGTGTATCCGAACCAGAGGCCCCGATGCCTTTAACGTATACGTGGATGATTGCACACATTCTTCAACCTCTCCTGAGGGCAGAAACCTGCCAGGCACTTCTCAGGCTCTCTTTGCTATTAGATAAACAAGTGGGACTGGAAATTAAGTACTATTTTAATGCTTCAGTCGCAccgtcatttatatatttatatttcctttATATGATCCCAAGTTTTGCATGTAATCCGGTTCTATGTTAATGTTGCTGTGAATCAGATGAAGGGTTGCGCTGCAGCTTTCTTCACGAGGACTATAATGCCCCATACCCCACAGTGTCTTCCTGATCCTTGTCACGGGCGCTGTGACCAGGTACGGGCCGTCTGCCCATCTCTGATGTAGTGTTAGTGGGGATGTAAGATCTGTGTACGCGTCTGGTGGTTTTCttgttataaatgtatacacTTCCCATTAAGGTAAATCGCAGGAAAGCACACAAGCGTAATTTGGGTTCAGAGGAAAAACACCGGTTAATAAGCCATATTATAGTTCGCTGCCAGCGGGCATTTATTGgcttttaatagttttttgctGCTTAGCCGATGTAGCCCCCTCCcaaaaaactttcattccttAAGCCAAGTTTTGGCAACAGAAGCTCCTCTGAGAGATTCCATATGGAAATACTTTAGAAAACTGTCTGCTCCACATCTGTACAATTTT contains:
- the SEPTIN2 gene encoding septin-2, whose translation is MSKQAQFANPETPGYVGFANLPNQVHRKSVRKGFEFTLMVVGESGLGKSTLINSLFLTDLYPERIVPGAADKIERTVEIEASTVEIEERGVKLRLTVVDTPGYGDAMNCEDCFKPIIAYVDDQFERYLHDESGLNRRHIVDNRVHCCFYFISPFGHGLKPLDVEFMKALHNRVNIVPVIAKADTLTLRERERLKRRILDEIEQHGIKIYQLPDAESDEDEDFKEQTRLLKASIPFSVVGSNQLIEAKGKKVRGRLYPWGVVEVENPEHNDFLKLRTMLITHMQDLQEVTQDLHYENFRSERLKRGGASKMENVEVSKDQILLEKEAELRRMQEMIARMQAQMQIQRQGGEGDM